The window TGTCTTCCACGAGGAGCACAGTCGGGGAACTCATGATGTCGGGCCTGTCGTATACGGGGTACTTCTCCGGTCGCCTCCGCCCGTGCAAGAAGCGTGGCAGGCCCGGATTGACGTATGTAGTACCACACCGCGCCCATTCGGTTCACCCGGGCGGAAAAGCGGGGTGGCGATTTGCCCGGGATGCCGCGTTGTGGCTATCCTTTCCGCCCACCGGCAGCACGGCGCCGCCGGGTTCCGAACGCCCAATCCGACGCAGAGCGCTGATGACCGTCGCCGACGAAACCGAACTGCTGGTCCGCACCCGGCGCGACCTGCACCGCCACCCCGAGCTGGGATTTCAGGAGCACCGCACCGCCGGCATCGCCGCCGAGCGCCTGCGCGCGGCGGGGTACAAGGTGCAGACCGGGCTCGCGGGCACCGGCGTGGTGGGCACGCTGCACGGCGGCGCCGGCACCGGCCCCACGCTGCTGCTGCGCGCCGACATGGACGCGCTCCCCATTCACGAGCAGACCACGCACGACTTCCCCAGCGGCACCGAAGGCGTCATGCACGCCTGCGGGCACGACGCGCACGTGGCCATCGGGCTGGCCGTGGCCGAGCGGCTGGCGCGGTCGCGCGGCGAGTGGGGCGGTACGGTGAAGTACATGTTTCAGCCCGCGGAAGAGGGGCTGGGCGGCGCCGTGGGGATGATCGACGCGGGCGTGCTGGACGGGGTGGACGCGGCGCTGGGGCTGCACGTGTGGCTGGGACTGCCCAGCGGCATCGTGGGCGTGGTGCAGGGGCCGCAGATGGCGGGGGCGGGCGAGTTCCACGTCACCATCCACGGCCGCGGCGGCCACGGCGCCATTCCGCACGAGACGGTCGACGCGCTGATGATCGCCAGCCAGTGCGTGGTGGCGCTGCAGACGGTGGTGTCGCGAACGGTGTCGCCGCTGGAACCCGCCGTGGTGACCGTGGGATCGTTTCACGCCGGCACGGCGCACAACGTGATCGCCGCCACCGCGGAACTGGTGGGCACCCTCCGCGCGTTCGATCCCACGCTGCTGGACGAGCTTCCCGGGCGCGTGGAAGGGGTGATCGCCGGCGTGTGCGCTGCCCTGGGCGCCACCTACGACTTCCAGTACCGCAAGGAGGCCACGCCCACCGTCAACGACCGCCGGCTGGCGGAAATCGTGCGGGTGGAGGCGGAGCGCATCGTGGGCGCGGAGCGCGTGCGCACCGATCCGGACGTGCGCACGATGGCGGCGGAGGACTTTGGCGACGTGCTGGAGCAGGTGCCGGGGTGCTACTTCTTTGTGGGCGGGCGCAACGAGGAGCGCGGGATGATTCACCCGCACCATTCCGCGCACTTCGACCTGTGCGAAAGCTGCATGCCCGTGGGCGTGGACGTGCTGGAGGCGGCTGCCCTCCGCGTGCTCAAGGGCGGATTGGCAAGCTGATCCGCGTCGGCATTGATGGATGGATCGATGACAGAAGCCCGGCTTCCGCACAGAGCGGAGGCCGGGCTTTTTTCTCGTCATCCATCCCCGCTGCCGTCACCTGAGTTTTCTTGCCTCCAACTCACGCGGGGGCGACTGAAGTCGCGGCAACAACGGCGCGAAGTCCGCCTGCGCGGACTGTAGGGGACAGTGCCGTTCGCATCGGCAAGTCGGGGCGCGGCCGCCTATCCAGCCTATCCCTGAGCGAATGAATCGATAGCAAGGCCTTTTGTTGACATCAGGCATGAGGCACCGGGTGGAAAGTGATCGGCTGGACAGGGAGCCAGACGCGATCGAAGTCATCCGGATTGAGCCGCAGGGCGTGCCGCAGCTTGAGCATGTTGTTCACGCCCTTCGTGCTCCACAGCACACCGACGTCGGTCCTGCGGTTTACCTCCCGCATCTCCCGCTCGGCCAGGCTCGTGGTCCGCGCGGCAGAGGGTTCGTCGTACAGGATGCGGCTCCCTGAATCCCGCAGCATCGCCTTTGCGCGGCGGTGCGGCAACGCCTGCCAGAATGCCTCGAAGCGCAGCTGCTTCACCGCCGGCGGGTCCAGGCTCCACAGGATGGCGTTGAGTTCCTGCACCCGCTCCTTGCGCTCCGCGACGGGTACGTGGTCCAGCGCCATCAGGTGCTTCGACGTGTGTCCCATGTGCCACTCGCAGAGCTGGTGGCGCACGCCCGGATGCTGGCGGGCAAGGACTTCCGGGATCCCGGCCTCCCGGTCCGTCACGATCACGTCGGACGCGATCCCGGCAGGCAGCGCCTCCGACCAGCCGACCGGCCCGATGGACCAGCCCGCGATCCGCTTGCGGACACGGGGGCGCCCGTTCTCCGTGCAGCGGCCCAGGATCTGGAATGCAATCCGCACGTCGGTGCCATACCGGCTCTTCCCCGCGGGCACCTTGGTCCCATCCGCCATCGCCACCTTGCAGCCAGGGGCCGGGGTGAAGACGACCTTCTCGCCGCGCGCCTGTACGCAGCGGTGCAGCGTGCGTGGCGAGACGCTGCTGCCCAGCCACGTCTTCGCCAGCGAGCAGGTCTTCCCGTACGACTGGTTCGTGACGGCCTCGACCAGCTTGCGCTCCAGTTCCTCGGCGATGCGCTGGCGTGGCCTGATGCCGAGCAGTTCCGCGTACGGACTCCACGTTCTGCCGCACTCGCGACACGTGACCTGCCGCAGCGCGAAGCACAGCACGCCGGAACTGATGCGCAGCTTCCGCCGGCGACAGCCACGGGCCCCGAGTCTGGCGTCCGGACCCACATGTACCACACCGCACCGGTGGCAGACGATCTCCGCCTCACCCGCGAAGACCCGCTCCAGGTGCTCCTCCTGAGCCTGCTCCACGATCCTGGCCGCAGCCCCCAGGGCGAGCTCCCGGCCGATGCGGGGCAGCCCGTTCGCTAGGTCGTTGATCCCGGTGGCAGACACGGTTACGTTCCACGACAGCTGGATACTGGTTTCCAGCGTGAGCATGAGGCGCCTCCCTTCTCGCGTGATGGGGTTCGGTGCCTCATGCTCTTTTTTCACCCCGTTGTCAACATAACGCTACGCTATCAATTCATTCGCTCCCGGGCGGCGGCCGCGATGCACTCCGTCGATCACACCGAGGTGTCCGCCGCAGTCCGCGCAGGCGGACTGTGGGGCAGGCTTCGGTTCGCTTCGACGGAGCACGGCGCGTCGGCCGGCGCGGGGCGGCCGGGTTCGGCGCGGGAAAGGGGCGGAGCGTCCCTC is drawn from Longimicrobium terrae and contains these coding sequences:
- a CDS encoding ISH6 family transposase — protein: MLTLETSIQLSWNVTVSATGINDLANGLPRIGRELALGAAARIVEQAQEEHLERVFAGEAEIVCHRCGVVHVGPDARLGARGCRRRKLRISSGVLCFALRQVTCRECGRTWSPYAELLGIRPRQRIAEELERKLVEAVTNQSYGKTCSLAKTWLGSSVSPRTLHRCVQARGEKVVFTPAPGCKVAMADGTKVPAGKSRYGTDVRIAFQILGRCTENGRPRVRKRIAGWSIGPVGWSEALPAGIASDVIVTDREAGIPEVLARQHPGVRHQLCEWHMGHTSKHLMALDHVPVAERKERVQELNAILWSLDPPAVKQLRFEAFWQALPHRRAKAMLRDSGSRILYDEPSAARTTSLAEREMREVNRRTDVGVLWSTKGVNNMLKLRHALRLNPDDFDRVWLPVQPITFHPVPHA
- a CDS encoding M20 metallopeptidase family protein: MTVADETELLVRTRRDLHRHPELGFQEHRTAGIAAERLRAAGYKVQTGLAGTGVVGTLHGGAGTGPTLLLRADMDALPIHEQTTHDFPSGTEGVMHACGHDAHVAIGLAVAERLARSRGEWGGTVKYMFQPAEEGLGGAVGMIDAGVLDGVDAALGLHVWLGLPSGIVGVVQGPQMAGAGEFHVTIHGRGGHGAIPHETVDALMIASQCVVALQTVVSRTVSPLEPAVVTVGSFHAGTAHNVIAATAELVGTLRAFDPTLLDELPGRVEGVIAGVCAALGATYDFQYRKEATPTVNDRRLAEIVRVEAERIVGAERVRTDPDVRTMAAEDFGDVLEQVPGCYFFVGGRNEERGMIHPHHSAHFDLCESCMPVGVDVLEAAALRVLKGGLAS